In Dioscorea cayenensis subsp. rotundata cultivar TDr96_F1 chromosome 9, TDr96_F1_v2_PseudoChromosome.rev07_lg8_w22 25.fasta, whole genome shotgun sequence, a genomic segment contains:
- the LOC120268528 gene encoding uncharacterized protein LOC120268528 — MREGERVQQYVSRIIILVNKINGLGYDLEEKEVGSKVTRSLTPKYDHMITSMKEARDVDQLSLDELSGILQAYEAIFDRFVDQQTYKVLYVKGEASISSGGPQECENWPTDFNRERCRGFKGRGRGYDGG; from the coding sequence atgagAGAAGGTGAAAGAGTTCAACAATATGTGTCAAGAATTATTATTCTTGTGAACAAAATTAATGGGCTTGGCTATGACTTAGAAGAGAAGGAAGTTGGTTCAAAAGTGACGAGAAGTTTAACTCCCAAATATGATCATATGATTACTTCTATGAAAGAAGCTAGAGATGTTGATCAATTGTCTTTAGATGAGCTGAGTGGCATTCTGCAAGCTTATGAAGCAATATTTGATAGATTTGTGGATCAACAAACATACAAGGTTCTCTATGTGAAGGGGGAGGCATCTATAAGCAGTGGTGGTCCTCAAGAGTGTGAAAATTGGCCAACTGACTTCAATAGAGAAAGATGTAGAGGTTTCAAAGGTAGAGGAAGAGGATATGATGGTGGTTGA